The following are from one region of the Periophthalmus magnuspinnatus isolate fPerMag1 chromosome 5, fPerMag1.2.pri, whole genome shotgun sequence genome:
- the usp49 gene encoding ubiquitin carboxyl-terminal hydrolase 49 encodes MDRCKHVGRLRLGQDHSILNPQKWQCVECSTTDSVWACLKCSHVACGHFVEEHALKHFQESQHPLAIEVRELDVFCFACGDYVLNDNAEGDLKLLRGALSTVRSPGKRSLRSSAGADGSPWLLENGPHPGMQFASRFRRKALLGKMLKMWMNKHTERQDQRQEKLEEAKRQKKEVKKRLLDELGSVPPRKSARLLTQGPRSTITLIPRKFRDPPERLPPPPKKPHLLPLSPKPSQNGRAAKLRKYYSTHAVSRRRLAPGVTGLRNLGNTCYMNSILQVLSHLQKFRECFLTLDLCETEELLAKTNHAQQMKDVAGGVVSCVDTTLSGCPLGGTGKEGSLSLSEGVKEAALPPQTAELVQPKEPRSSTRQRMSLCHELHTLFRVMWSGRWSLVSPFAMLHSVWNLIPAFRGYDQQDAQEFLCELLDKVQQELDTEGSKCRIVIPITKRRLSKKVLKVLNTIFHGQLLSQVTCLSCKHKSNTIEPFWDLSLEFPERYHSVEKGSGSTAYQRSCTLTEMLSKFTEMEALEGRIYACNHCNKRRRKSSHKPLLLSEARKQLLIYRLPQVLRLHLKRFRWSGRNHREKIGVHVAFDQVLNIKAYCCTGAGQSVHRGGYVYDLSAVVMHHGKGFGSGHYTAYCYNTEGGFWVHCNDSDMKVCSVEEVCNTQAYILFYTQRSA; translated from the exons ATGGATCGCTGTAAGCACGTGGGACGCCTTCGTCTGGGACAGGACCATTCAATCCTCAATCCACAGAAATGGCAGTGTGTGGAGTGTAGCACCACCGACTCTGTGTGGGCCTGCCTCAAGTGTTCCCATGTGGCCTGTGGACACTTTGTAGAGGAGCATGCTCTCAAACACTTTCAGGAGTCACAGCACCCGCTGGCCATAGAGGTGCGTGAGTTGGACGTTTTCTGCTTTGCCTGTGGAGACTATGTACTAAATGACAATGCAGAGGGAGACCTCAAACTCCTCAGAGGTGCACTCTCTACAGTCCGCAGCCCAGGCAAACGCTCACTCCGCTCTTCTGCTGGGGCAGATGGTTCCCCCTGGCTCTTAGAAAATGGACCCCATCCAGGCATGCAGTTTGCTTCACGCTTTAGGAGGAAAGCACTTTTAGGAAAAATGTTAAAGATGTGGatgaacaaacacacagaacGACAAGATCAGCGGCAAGAAAAACTCGAAGaagcaaaaagacaaaagaaagaAGTGAAGAAGAGACTGCTGGATGAGTTGGGCAGCGTCCCTCCCAGAAAGAGTGCTCGTCTTCTCACTCAGGGGCCTCGTTCCACCATCACACTCATTCCTCGCAAGTTTAGGGACCCTCCAGAACGGCTACCTCCGCCCCCCAAAAAGCCTCATCTTCTGCCCTTGTCTCCCAAGCCCTCTCAGAATGGGAGAGCTGCTAAGTTACGGAAATATTACTCCACACATGCTGTTTCTCGGCGCAGACTGGCTCCGGGCGTTACTGGATTGCGTAACCTGGGAAACACATGTTACATGAACTCAATACTGCAAGTGCTCAGTCACCTGCAGAAATTCAGGGAGTGTTTTCTCACGTTGGACCTGTGTGAAACAGAGGAGCTGCTGGCTAAGACGAATCATGCTCAGCAGATGAAAGATGTGGCTGGAGGAGTTGTTAGTTGTGTTGACACGACTCTGTCTGGTTGTCCTCTTGGAGGCACTGGAAAAGAGGGGAGTTTGAGTCTCTCTGAGGGTGTGAAGGAAGCTGCTCTTCCACCTCAGACTGCTGAGCTGGTTCAGCCCAAAGAGCCTCGCAGTTCCACCCGCCAGCGCATGTCTTTGTGCCATGAGTTACACACACTTTTCAGGGTGATGTGGTCCGGCCGCTGGTCGCTGGTGTCTCCCTTTGCCATGCTCCACTCCGTGTGGAACCTCATCCCAGCGTTCCGTGGCTATGACCAGCAGGATGCCCAGGAGTTCCTGTGTGAGCTGCTCGACAAAGTTCAGCAGGAGCTGGACACAGAAGGATCCAAGTGCAGGATTGTTATCCCCATCACCAAGAGGAGACTTTCTAAGAAAGTGTTAAAGGTTCTCAATACCATCTTTCACGGGCAGCTACTCAGTCAG GTGACGTGTTTGTCATGTAAGCACAAGTCTAACACCATTGAGCCATTCTGGGACCTGTCTCTTGAGTTTCCAGAGCGTTATCACAGTGTAGAAAAAGGGTCAGGCTCCACAGCTTACCAGCGCAGCTGCACTCTCACTGAGATGCTGTCCAAGTTCACTGAAATGGAGGCTCTTGAAGGCCGCATTTATGCCTGCAATCACTGCAACA aaagaagaagaaaatcctCTCACAAACCCTTACTTTTGTCAGAAGCAAGAAAGCAGCTTCTGATTTACCGTTTACCTCAGGTTCTACGGCTGCACCTCAAACGCTTCAG ATGGTCAGGGCGTAACCATCGAGAGAAGATTGGCGTCCACGTGGCCTTCGACCAGGTCCTGAACATCAAAGCGTACTGCTGCACAGGTGCGGGTCAGTCGGTGCACAGAGGAGGCTATGTGTACGATCTGTCTGCTGTCGTGATGCATCACGGCAAAGGCTTTGGCTCAGGGCACTACACCGCATACTGCTACAACACTGAAGGAG GTTTCTGGGTCCACTGTAACGACTCTGACATGAAAGTTTGCAGCGTGGAGGAAGTGTGCAACACTCAGGCCTATATTCTTTTTTACACCCAGAGGTCTGCTTAG
- the cdkn1a gene encoding cyclin-dependent kinase inhibitor 1 isoform X2, whose product MAVHKHILSALRNGPTRRNLFGPVDREQLQVEYQAALHKDLEEASIRWGFDFIRDKPLNSSDFKWEGIPATKVPVLYRSCMLEQAEGDSILAAVSHKGGRAQSPQSDKENIPNSPERYSLDLEKLERTPERGESTGLKRKQTNITDFFQAKRRVVGKPRKSGE is encoded by the exons ATGGCTGTTCACAAGCACATCCTGAGTGCCCTGAGAAACGGGCCGACACGGAGAAACCTCTTTGGTCCTGTGGACAGAGAGCAGCTGCAGGTGGAGTACCAGGCCGCCCTGCATAAAGACCTGGAGGAGGCCTCCATCCGCTGGGGCTTTGACTTCATCCGGGACAAGCCCTTGAACAGCAGTGACTTCAAGTGGGAGGGCATCCCAGCTACTAAAGTGCCAGTGCTGTACCGCTCATGTATGCTGGAACAAGCAGAGGGGGACAGCATATTAGCGGCAGTTTCCCACAAGGGAGGAAGGGCGCAGTCGCCTCAGAGTGACAAGGAAAACATTCCAAACTCCCCAGAGAGATATTCACTGGACCTGGAGAAGTTAGAAAGAACACCTGAGCGAGGAGAGTCAACAGGTCTCAAGAGGAAGCAAACTAACATTACAG ATTTCTTTCAAGCCAAAAGGCGAGTTGTTGGAAAGCCACGCAAGTCTGGAGAGTGA
- the cdkn1a gene encoding cyclin-dependent kinase inhibitor 1 isoform X1, with protein sequence MCKIMAVHKHILSALRNGPTRRNLFGPVDREQLQVEYQAALHKDLEEASIRWGFDFIRDKPLNSSDFKWEGIPATKVPVLYRSCMLEQAEGDSILAAVSHKGGRAQSPQSDKENIPNSPERYSLDLEKLERTPERGESTGLKRKQTNITDFFQAKRRVVGKPRKSGE encoded by the exons ATG tgtaaaatCATGGCTGTTCACAAGCACATCCTGAGTGCCCTGAGAAACGGGCCGACACGGAGAAACCTCTTTGGTCCTGTGGACAGAGAGCAGCTGCAGGTGGAGTACCAGGCCGCCCTGCATAAAGACCTGGAGGAGGCCTCCATCCGCTGGGGCTTTGACTTCATCCGGGACAAGCCCTTGAACAGCAGTGACTTCAAGTGGGAGGGCATCCCAGCTACTAAAGTGCCAGTGCTGTACCGCTCATGTATGCTGGAACAAGCAGAGGGGGACAGCATATTAGCGGCAGTTTCCCACAAGGGAGGAAGGGCGCAGTCGCCTCAGAGTGACAAGGAAAACATTCCAAACTCCCCAGAGAGATATTCACTGGACCTGGAGAAGTTAGAAAGAACACCTGAGCGAGGAGAGTCAACAGGTCTCAAGAGGAAGCAAACTAACATTACAG ATTTCTTTCAAGCCAAAAGGCGAGTTGTTGGAAAGCCACGCAAGTCTGGAGAGTGA
- the tmcc2 gene encoding transmembrane and coiled-coil domains protein 2, giving the protein MLDKSEVSTLGLPSAPSHGGSDTNISADGAASTSGASGGELPGEPQRTRLALEHLQQKILKVTEQIRVEQEARDDNVAEYLKLAHNADKQQASRIKQVFEKKNQKSAQRIAQLHIKLEHYHKKLKEIEQNGPARQPKDVLRDMQQGLKDVGANVRAGISGFGGGVVEGVKGGVSALTHTAVVSKPREFASLIRNKFGSADNIAHLKDTLEDGVGGPSEDTPTPRALSGSATLVSSPKYGSDDECSSATSGSAAGSNSGGVGGGGGILGAAMGSPRLDGHHHHHHHTHSSWESLLEGLQEIKAGQAHMEDAIEDMKGQLQSDYSYMTQCLQEERYRYERLEEQLNDLTELHQNEMTNLKQELASMEEKVAYQSYERARDIQEAVESCLTRITKLELQQQQQQVVQLEGVENANARALLGKLINVILALMAVLLVFVSTLANFITPLMKTRARVAATVLLTLLLFILWKQWDFLELWLLPS; this is encoded by the exons ATG CTGGACAAGAGTGAGGTGTCCACGCTTGGCCTACCCTCTGCCCCGAGTCATGGAGGCTCTGACACCAACATCAGCGCAGACGGAGCAGCATCCACGTCCGGAGCCAGCGGGGGTGAACTTCCAGGGGAACCACAGAGAACCAGGCTCGCTCTCGAACACCTCCAACAGAAGATCCTCAAAGTCACAGAACAAATCAGAGTGGAGCAGGAGGCCCGTGATGACAATGTGGCCGAGTACCTAAAACTAGCTCACAACGCGGACAAGCAACAGGCATCACGGATCAAGCAAGTGTTTGAGAAGAAGAACCAAAAATCTGCACAGAGAATTGCACAGCTGCACATTAAACTAGAGCATTATCATAAGAAGCTGAAGGAAATCGAACAG AATGGACCAGCCCGGCAGCCCAAGGATGTGCTCCGGGACATGCAGCAGGGATTGAAAGACGTGGGGGCCAATGTTCGCGCTGGAATAAGTGGTTTTGGTGGCGGAGTCGTTGAAGGGGTCAAAGGAGGGGTCTCTGCGCTCACTCACACTGCTGTTGTATCCAAGCCAAGAGAATTTGCCAGTCTGATCAGGAACAAATTTGGCAGTGCTGATAACATAGCTCACCTTAAAGACACACTCGAAGACGGGGTGGGTGGTCCGTCAGAGGACACCCCCACACCTCGAGCCCTAAGTGGGAGTGCTACTTTAGTGTCCAGTCCTAAGTACGGCAGTGACGACGAGTGCTCTAGCGCGACCTCTGGGTCGGCAGCAGGTAGTAACTCTGGTGGGGTGGGAGGTGGCGGGGGCATATTAGGAGCAGCCATGGGGAGCCCCAGACTGGACGGGCATcatcaccatcaccaccacacGCACAGCTCCTGGGAGTCTCTGCTGGAGGGGCTTCAGGAGATAAAGGCGGGGCAGGCACACATGGAGGATGCCATCGAAGACATGAAAGGACAACTGCAGAGCGACTACTCATACATGACACAGTGCCTGCAGGAGGAGAGATACAG GTATGAAAGATTGGAGGAGCAGCTCAATGACCTGACTGAGCTGCACCAGAATGAGATGACCAATCTCAAACAAGAACTGGCCAGTATGGAGGAGAAGGTGGCCTACCAGTCCTACGAGCGAGCCAGAGACATTCAG GAGGCCGTAGAGTCTTGTCTGACCCGCATCACAAAGCTGGaactgcagcagcagcagcagcaggtggtgcaGTTGGAGGGAGTGGAGAACGCCAATGCCCGAGCGCTCCTTGGGAAACTCATCAACGTGATCCTGGCTCTGATGGCTGTGCTCCTGGTTTTCGTTTCCACTTTGGCCAACTTCATCACGCCCCTGATGAAGACCCGCGCCCGTGTGGCGGCCACAGTGCTGCTCACACTGCTACTCTTCATCTTGTGGAAACAGTGGGACTTTTTGGAGCTGTGGCTGCTGCCAAGCTGA